A single region of the Rathayibacter rathayi genome encodes:
- the dcd gene encoding dCTP deaminase — translation MLLSDRDISFELASGRVGLAPHDPSMLQPSSVDVRLDRFFRLFDNHRYPYIDPAEDQPELTHLVETPQGEPFILHPGEFVLGSTYEEVSLPDDIAARLEGKSSLGRLGLLTHSTAGFIDPGFTGHITLELSNVATLPITLWPGMKIGQMCFFRLSSPAAKPYGSAEYSSRYQGQRGPTASRSSLNFHRTDVYTT, via the coding sequence GTGCTCCTCTCCGACCGCGACATCTCGTTCGAACTCGCCTCCGGACGGGTGGGGCTCGCCCCGCACGATCCGTCGATGCTGCAGCCGTCGTCCGTCGATGTTCGCCTGGACCGCTTTTTCCGGCTGTTCGACAACCACCGCTACCCCTACATTGATCCGGCCGAGGACCAGCCCGAGCTGACCCACCTGGTCGAGACACCGCAGGGCGAGCCCTTCATCCTGCACCCGGGCGAGTTCGTGCTCGGGTCGACCTACGAGGAGGTGTCGCTGCCGGACGACATCGCGGCGCGCCTTGAGGGCAAAAGCTCGCTGGGCCGGCTCGGCCTGCTGACACACTCGACCGCCGGGTTTATTGATCCGGGCTTCACCGGCCACATCACCCTCGAGCTGAGCAACGTGGCGACTCTGCCCATCACACTCTGGCCGGGGATGAAAATCGGCCAGATGTGCTTCTTCCGCCTCAGCTCTCCCGCCGCTAAGCCCTACGGCTCTGCCGAGTACAGCTCGCGCTACCAGGGCCAGCGCGGCCCCACGGCCTCCCGCTCGTCGCTGAACTTCCACCGCACCGACGTCTACACCACCTAA
- the idi gene encoding isopentenyl-diphosphate Delta-isomerase, translated as MTSPGTAVQTDQIEQVDHVVQTDQIEQVVLLDEAGNAVGVADKATVHTTATPLHLAFSCHVFAPDGALLVTRRALGKRTWPGVWTNSFCGHPAPDERIEDAVVRRAERELGARLATLEVALPDFRYRAVDASGIVENEICPVYTATLSSRDALDPRRDEVMDCEWVDAEATVDAVRATPWAFSPWLVLQLPRLLG; from the coding sequence ATGACTTCGCCAGGCACCGCCGTGCAGACGGACCAGATCGAGCAGGTGGACCACGTCGTGCAGACGGACCAGATCGAGCAGGTGGTCCTCCTCGATGAGGCCGGGAACGCCGTCGGCGTCGCCGACAAAGCGACCGTGCACACCACCGCGACTCCGCTGCACCTCGCGTTCTCCTGCCACGTCTTCGCCCCCGACGGTGCCCTCCTGGTGACCCGCCGGGCCCTGGGGAAGCGCACCTGGCCCGGCGTCTGGACGAACTCCTTCTGCGGCCACCCGGCACCGGACGAGCGGATCGAGGACGCCGTCGTACGCCGTGCGGAGCGCGAACTTGGTGCCCGGCTGGCGACGCTGGAGGTCGCCCTGCCGGACTTCCGCTACCGCGCGGTCGACGCCTCCGGAATCGTCGAGAACGAGATCTGCCCGGTGTACACGGCGACCCTCTCGAGCCGGGATGCGCTCGACCCGCGCCGGGACGAGGTTATGGACTGCGAGTGGGTCGACGCGGAGGCGACGGTGGACGCCGTTCGCGCGACTCCGTGGGCCTTCTCGCCCTGGCTCGTCCTGCAGCTCCCCCGCCTGCTCGGCTGA